TGCCTAACCCTGGCAAAAACGGCGATCGGCAAAACAGCCCCCAATCCCCTGGTGGGGTCGGTCATTGTCCAGGGAGACGAGATTGTCGGCCAAGGTTTCCATCCCCAAGCGGGGCAGCCCCATGGGGAAATTTTTGCCCTCTGGGAAGCTGGCGATCGGGCCAAGGGAGCGACTCTATACGTCAATTTGGAGCCCTGTAACCATCAAGGTCGTACTCCCCCTTGTACAGAAGCAATTATTCAAGCGGGGATCGCCAAGGTGGTGGTGGGCATGGTGGACCCCAATCCTTTGGTGGCGGGTAAAGGTATTAGTCGATTGAGACAGGCCGGCATTGAGGTGAAGGTGGGGGTGGAAGAGGAAGCTTGTCAGCGACTGAATGAGGCTTTTTGCTTTCGCATCAAGCATCAACGACCCTTTGGCATTTTCAAATACGCCATGACTTTGGACGGCAAAATTGCCACTGCCCAGGCCCATAGCAGTTGGGTGACTAGTAGCTCGGCTCGTCATTGGGTTCATCAATTACGCAGTCAATGTCAGGCGGTGATTATTGGGGGGAATACGGTGCGGCGGGATAATCCTTTGTTAACGAATCATGGGGTGGGCGAGGTGAATCCTTTGCGCGTGGTGTTGAGTCGTAGTTTAGATTTACCCATAGAGGCTCAATTGTGGGATCAAGATGTAGCTAAAACTTTGGTTATTACGGAAAAAACCTGTGATCGAAATACGCTTAGCCATCTAGAAAAATTAGAGGTAGAAACCCTAGTGTTGGAGCAATTAACTCCCTTGGCGGTGATGGAAGAGTTATATCAACGGAACTGTTTGCAGGTGTTGTGGGAATGTGGCGGTATTCTCGCTGCTGAGGCGATCGCCATGGGGACAGTGCAAAAAGTCCATGCTTTTCTGGCCCCGAAAATTATTGGTGGGGTTGCAGCCCCGACTCCGGTGGGGGAACTGGGTTTTCAACAAATGACCCAAGCGTTGAATTTAACTGATCTCCATTGCCAGGCAATCGGGCCCGATTGGTTATTTACGGGCTACCTATGCGGGAACGACGACAACGGTCAGAGCAATATTTAACTTCGTCCCAACAATTGGCCCATTTTTTCCGCCAGGTGAAGGGACGCTGGCAAACGGGACAAATTTTGCTGGGCAGATGGGCTTTGTTACCTCGGTGGGCCATGGTTATTAACCTCGATCAATCCTCTGCTGGTAAAGCAATAACCTTGCCGTAGGCAGTGGGGGACAGGTAAGTTTGGGCTGATTTTTGTAGATCTGCGGCCGTTAAAGCTTGAATTTGCACGGGGTAGGTCAAGGCCGGTTCTAAATCGCCAATTTGGGCGTAGTAATAACCATATAAATTAGCCCGATCGCCGGGGCGTTCATTACCGAAAATAAAACGATTGGCCACTTGGGTGCGGATGCGTTCTAAATCCTTTTCTGGAATGGGTTCATTTTGTAGTCGCTCAATATGGTCTAGGATGTATTGCTCTACCA
The genomic region above belongs to Synechocystis sp. PCC 6803 substr. PCC-P and contains:
- the ribD gene encoding bifunctional diaminohydroxyphosphoribosylaminopyrimidine deaminase/5-amino-6-(5-phosphoribosylamino)uracil reductase RibD, translating into MISDQTHMRRCLTLAKTAIGKTAPNPLVGSVIVQGDEIVGQGFHPQAGQPHGEIFALWEAGDRAKGATLYVNLEPCNHQGRTPPCTEAIIQAGIAKVVVGMVDPNPLVAGKGISRLRQAGIEVKVGVEEEACQRLNEAFCFRIKHQRPFGIFKYAMTLDGKIATAQAHSSWVTSSSARHWVHQLRSQCQAVIIGGNTVRRDNPLLTNHGVGEVNPLRVVLSRSLDLPIEAQLWDQDVAKTLVITEKTCDRNTLSHLEKLEVETLVLEQLTPLAVMEELYQRNCLQVLWECGGILAAEAIAMGTVQKVHAFLAPKIIGGVAAPTPVGELGFQQMTQALNLTDLHCQAIGPDWLFTGYLCGNDDNGQSNI
- a CDS encoding DUF2256 domain-containing protein; amino-acid sequence: MAHRGNKAHLPSKICPVCQRPFTWRKKWANCWDEVKYCSDRCRRSRIGSP